In Carassius gibelio isolate Cgi1373 ecotype wild population from Czech Republic chromosome A10, carGib1.2-hapl.c, whole genome shotgun sequence, the DNA window CTTCTTTTAGGGTTTGGGGAAGACCATTCAGACCATCTCGTTTCTGGCCTACCTTTATCAGGAAGGAAACCTTGGGCCTCATCTCATCACTGTTCCTGCTTCTACACTTGGTGAACAAAGCAGTTAGCTTCGAAATAACCATCACcatacaacaacaaaacaatttaatgaaaaaaatatatttttttttacagataattGGGTTCGGGAACTGAAACTTTGGTGCCCCAGTTTCAAAGTGTTGGTATATTATGGTAAAACCAAGAATCCTCTTTTTCAATTCTTTTACAGGTGAAGTGTgtgatttatattaattaattaattaattacattttaatgcctCTAGAGGCACCAAaccaaaaatgcattatatatttatacacagtgCTTAACAAATTTATTAGACCACCGACCACAAAAAAAACTAACAGTATTGGTTtagccagtgctgctgtgtttgtcTCGTTAGGATGCTGAAAATAAGCTAATGTTTTGATAGCACTCCACTTTTTGGTGAGAAACCAACCGACAAAAGCCTTCGTTTACACATTAACGTGGGAACGGAAATTTTtgcatgaacaaaaaataaataaaatgttgatgtcagtcTAATTGAGTTATTTCGGTAGGGTCTGCCGAGGATCGCAAGTATATGCGCTATGAGATTCTGGATCAGTTAGTGGAATACCACATCATTGTCTCCACGTGAGTATCGAAGTTCAAGCTCTCAAATACGCCTATGGTTCTTTCCCTGAACCCTCGAAGTAAGAGCCGAGGTGTCATATCCTTCACAGACCACCTGCATGTAAATCTGAGAAGGCGTCTGGGAAAATATGTATCTTTTGAACTATGCCACACACGGAGGCACAAGCCGTGAAGTTAGCATAGAAAAAAGCACCCTTCTTAAAGACATGATAATGATGAAATACTCAGCGTTTGAGTGAACGTGAAAAGGTCCAAGTAAAATGACCCTGTCCCATTTATTATTTATGGTAATGAAACATGGCCATGCCTCATGAACTGCCCCTTAATACCTCAGCTCATTAAGATGGTCTCTTCTGCACAGTTACAACCTTGCTATTGGAAATAGCAGTGACCGCAGCCTGTTCTGCAAGCTCAAGCTGGAGTACGCTGTGTTCGACGAAGGCCACTTGCTGAAGAACATGAACTCTCTGCGCTACCGACATCTCATGGCCATCAACGTAAGCTGCCCATGAGCTGCATGTATAGCTGTCATCAATAGCAACGTGTCAGTGGTCATTAAGAATAAATGCCTCGAGCTCTATTACAGCCACATGGTCTGTTTGTGTAAAAGCAGGACTGTGTGCTGCCCGAAGAGGTTAACCGCTGAGGTTTAACTGTTTTTGCCCCTTCATGACCTTAGGTTTCTCCTCTAATTGTGTCCCCCTAGGCTAAATATCGTCTGCTGCTCACTGGAACCCCGCTTCAAAACAACCTACTGGAGCTCATGTCTCTGCTCAACTTCATCATGCCCAACATGTTCTCCAGCAGCACTTCACAGATCTCCAAGATGTTCTCCATGGTAGAACCTACACACGCTTAGATGTCCATCTCTAATCGGGTTGACAATATTAGCAGATAATTATGAGTTTGTAACTGTGACTAAACTGTAACTAAATGGATGGTATTATAGTTCAATACatgtttaaacaaatataaaaaacccTGAAAACTAAAACTAGTCCTTTTAAATTCTGCATGTgcatttgctaaatattacacTAAAATGTAATGGTAAATGGGCatgcaaaattaaatatacaatatattggCAATTTATATTCAATATCGACCtatatggatatatttaaaatcattaaaatattggcTGGTAAATAATATTGTGCATCCTGTGTATCATTGCTCACAGTAAACAGCATAAAGCTGTTAGCACACTGTACTATTTCTGCCAAAGTTTTGACATCCAGGATTTTGTGGAAGTGTTAAAAGATTACATTGGGACATTAAtttcaattttctttctttctttctatctttctttctaaaacattAGCTTAAGGGCTTGCTTTTAGGACTGTCCAGATCCAGTTTGCGTGTCCCGTGGCGTTAATTGGAGATGCACCAAAACTGGATTTAGACTGACAGTCtgaacaagacttaatatcttagGAAGCACCCAGAATACCTTAGCAACACCCTTGTAACCACTTGGCTAGTGTAATGCCCTACAAAAGCACCCAAAACACCTTTACAACACCCTAACACCACCTAGCCATGCCAGAAAAAAGCACCCAGAATGGCCGGCCTAATGTCTAGATCTGAATCagaatgcttttattattattgcacagcCTGAAGGCCAACCTAATGCCATAGAAAGCACCTAGAGAACCTTAGAAACACTCTAACAACCACTGACTAATGCCCAGAGAACCCTGTATATCAACACTTTAGcatccacccagaacaccctagcatcaTGGCAAGCAGTGTCTTCAGCAAATGTCAACTCTATTTCACATACTTCTTCTATTTCTTTGGTTGGTTTCCACCAGAAATCTTCAGAGGAGCAGAGCAGCTTCGAGAGGGACAGGATCACCCACGCCAAGCTCATCATGAAACCCTTCATCCTCAGACGTGTGAAGAGCGAGGTGCATCTGCATGCAGACTCCATAAGCATTGTGCATAATGCATGTGCTCTCAGAAAAAAATCTGTTGGAcaacattttgaatgcattattcagTCTCACGAGCAGATGAGGCACCTTGCTTTCCGTGCTGACCGTCTGTGGCTCTAGGGCACTCGAGCAGGTCACTGACAGATGATGTGCCCAGCAGGTCCTGAAGCAGCTGCCTGCCAAAGAGGAGCAGGTTGAGTTTTGTGCCATGTCTGAGAAGCAGCAGGAACTCTACAGCGCTCTTTTCCACAGACTGAAGCGCTCCAGTAATGGGGAAAGTATGTATTTGAAGGAGATGTTTTTTATGTAAAGTACTGGCTTCAGTATATGTGAATCATAGTTTATTAACCATGTCTTTCTACAGAACGTGAGCTGACCAATGTGATGATGCAGTTGAGGAAGATGTCCAACCATCCGCTCCTTCACCGGCAGTATTACACCACAGAAAAACTCAAAGCTATGAGCAAACTCATGCTTAAGGTTTGAGAAATTTTGTATGAAGCGATACACATGAACTTTAGACCTTAGCAGGCCCAGATCGAATCCGGGTTTTGTTTTTTACGTTTTCTGCTCTTATTTTAAGTAGGCCAACTGAGCTCCGATTGCCAGACTTTTGACTGTCAGCATTAAGTCTGATACCATTTCTGGCTTATTCGGTCGGTTTTGCATTTCTGTCATGCACTTAATCTGCGTTAGTATGAAGTTATAGCTGATTTCTGTAAACAGCAGTAGTGGTAGGTCTTGGCTTAGTGTTTCATAAAGAACAGAAGCAGGGAATGAGCACAGTTAGGACAGATATTTATTGCGATTGTAGTTTTTAAGTTGCCATTGCTTGTTTTGTTATGTGTGTATCTTATCCGAAGAGTCTGTGTGTGTTACCGTCAATTCCAGGAGCCGAGTCACCGTGACGCAGATCCCGCTCTCATCCGAGAGGACATGGAGGTGCTCTCAGACTTTGAGTTGCACCGCCTCTGTCAGCAGTATTCTGCACTGCATGAATACCAGCTCGACACAGACATACTGCTGGACTCGGGGAAGCTCGGCCTCCTCGCACAGCTGCTGAACTCCCTGCAGGAGAAGGTTGGGGAAAACAGATTCCTGTTATGTTCGGCAGACCAGATTAGATTTTCAGCAACCCCTTAATGAAAGTTATTTAACAGTACAGAGAAATACACCGTGTTCCAAATCACACCATACTGTATACTGTCACCTAGTCACGTGGTATATACTTGGTTACAACACAGTAGACAAAATCATAATACCTTCTTTCTACTGTGGAACACAGAAGTAGACATTTCacagaatgttcacgctgctctgtTCCATACAATGACCTCGTCGTCTTCTCATTTCCATCAGTATGGTTAAtatcgctctttctctcctcccaGGGTGATCGCGTGGTGCTGTTTAGTCAGTTCACAATGATGCTTGACATTCTAGAGGTGTTCCTGAGACACCATAAGCACAGATATAACCGACTGGACGGTTCAACCCCCATGAGTGACAGGTAAACACACTTAGATGTCAGATGTTGAGGAGTAAAGGAATTGAGACTGAGATGATCTCAGATCATCATTTATGTGCTTCTATCGTCGGCTCAAGTCCAGACTCATGACAGGAGCGAGTGAGAGAGGTAATGGTGGCAGCTGGTGTTGAGGCGGAGATGATGCTTACTGTGCCTCGTCACAGCTGTGGTAAATCACGCATCGGGTCTCCTTCACTGACACACTGCTCTCCATCCGTGTCCTTGAAGACTTTGTCTTAGATTCACAGGAACAGACTATCGGCTTTATGTTCTGGCCAAGAACCACCAGTTAAGACGAGAAGGGACCATCTGTTTCGTCCTGTGAAAATGATTGCTCTGGTTTTGTGTTCTGTGCCTTTTTTTGAACAACCTaatgcaattatatatttttaaaaaatcaatttagAAATCTATGAATGTACATTATCACAAAACTTTACATCTTTGTTCATTattataagatttttattttgtatagatatttttttgtgtgtgtgtttctgacaaatatacattttacttaGTCTAAGTTAGTAGATGATGATCTAATTCTCAAAATagatgtaaacaattaaatacctaataataataattaactatgaCTATTGTGAAAAATGAAGTGGGACTGtaactaaaatgttaattaacTAGACACACTTAACATGATCCACAGGGACTTTTGCTACTGTTAGCTTACCATAAATCACTTCAGATGGAAAAAGGTGACTTCTTAATGCCAATTAAGTAAATGGACACTAAGTGTAAATCTCATTGGGCTTTTACAGAATCGGGCTGATTGACCAGTTCAACACAGACCAGGATATATTTGTGTTCCTGCTGTCCACCAGAGCTGGAGGACTGGGCATTAACCTGACTTCAGCCAATGTGGTCGTCATTCATGATATCGACTGCAACCCTTACAATGACAAACAGGCGGAGGGACGCTGCCACCGGGTGGGACAAACCAGGTAAGAGACACTGGACATGTGTGTCTCACAATAGGCATTCCTTCGTTTCACTAGTGTCTGTCCTAATGGTTTTATATCTGGCTGCATTATCCCATTTAAGGACGGTGAAGGTGATCAAGCTGATAAGTAAGGACTCCATAGAGGACGCCATGCTCCGCATTGGTGAAAGAAAACTCAAACTAGAGCAGGACATGACCGCAACTCAGGAGGGTGAGAACACTTTAATAAAGCTCACGGGGATTGTTCctgttttttgtaaattaatacaGATATGCTTGGTTCTTCCAGGTGAAGAGGACACATTACCTGATGATGTGACGTCGCTGCTCAGAGCTTCTCTAGGACTCTGAAAGCCGGCTCAGGCACAAAGTGTACTGTGATATTGTGACAGTTGACTGAATCTAAAGGGAAAAAAGTACTGTAGGGCATTAAGTTTGATTTTTCAATACGGCTCTGGAGAACATGAGGTTCGGAGGAGCAGATATGTTTACATTTCTACTGTTTTAGGAAAAAATACTGTAATGCTGTGGTGTTTGTGTGATTGTTTTTGTATTCGTGGAGGTGTAAAACCTcaattgtttgattaaaaaaagtgaacGTTGAatgaaatttgtattatttgctcTTTTCCAGAATTTTTCCAGAGTTTTGATCTGTGTCTCAGCTTAGAATCTCAGATAATGCAACAGTCAGTTTCCAACAAGTGAAATAAATGGCTTTATGCCATTATTTATTAGCCATTATGGCTCAATTATATAAAATCTTgatgcaaattatttaaaaataggcTATATGTGACAAAGTTGACTGTTTATGATTCGTAAAAGCgcaattacttaaaataaaaaagttaagttaattACTGACCGTAAACAAACCAGCGCATGTGTGACTGTATATTAGGCGAAGTATGGTAAACACTTAGAAAAATTGTAtttcacaaatacatattaaaataaaaatagaaacagcttaataataataataataataataataaattcagatAATATTTGGAATTGTCGAAACAGAAAGTAAGCACTTAATACATGAGAAATGCAGAAGAGGCTCTCTGTGACGAAAGTGCGAGGACGAATCACGAGGTGCGttccctctgtgtgtgtttgaacatTGGCGCGATCTGACTTCACGTCCTCTGTGAAATACTCGAATCCAACCCATAAATAAGTCCAAAAGACAGGTAAGTATCATTACTTGCAATTGcatgcttttttaaatgtataatacagCCGATTTATTCACAAAAGTGTCGTTAGTTtgagaaaaatacaaattgtgtTTTAAAACGCGGCTATCGACAGTCGATATCCAGTAATGAAGAGTTTACGGACCGTGTTTTATTCCTGTAACCGATCATTTAGACAGTAGGAGACCTGTTTAACGGTGTTTTCTGTGTGCAGTGTCAGCCAGTACGTtatctttgttgttgttgacgCGGTATGTAAGTGTCACGACATATATGGGCTCACAAAGACTaacctgaaagaaaacagcaggATGAAGAGCTAAGAAAACCTCCGCTGAAAGCTTTCAAATATGTGGACACCTCGTGAATATGATTTGAGTTCTGTCAGAGACTCAGATTCGCCTTCTGTAGGCTATTTGCGTTCtgtgaggttgctagggtgttgctaaggaTATCTGGCCTGTTCCTAGGGCGTTGCTAGGTAGAGGCGCTTAGTAGGGCCTGTGTTTGTCTTTGAATATGTGTTGACCCCTAATCTTTTTATCtcctttttaaagaaatgaatcacTGTGAGCTTGAAGAAGTGACGCACCACATCGACAACAAGATTTCCATGATTAAACGACTCCTGGAGCTCCGAGCTGTTGGTATGCTGCACCACACCAGTTATGAACCCAAAATAATTCACTGGGAAATAAAGCAggaaattcaatttaattcaattcaagtttatttgtatagcactttttacaatacaaataattgcaaagcaactttacagaaagttaagtttctacaatatttagtagtagcttatcagtggtgactgtcagtttatgtgcataagacaggaacattattaacagcaattattgtatgatgcaatcacacttgtagcaatatttgttagttctttATGCTGTTTTAcagttagcatcatctggggtcctctgaggggtcagaatcatctcttctcaggtgttctggatccagactggagcttaaatgtgtaaatcctagttacatcccgtggcaaaacagagaaacaaatagagacataattagcgttgctgctgttccaacaaagtaaaattaatcagtttaacCCAATATAAAGagtaagaatgcgcatttgatcagatgcaactgcagtcacaatttaagaggtgcattatttgaatgcttggcgaaagatatgtatttttaatctagatttaaacagaaagagttgtgtctgaaccccgaacattatcaggaaggctattccagagtttgggagccaaatgtggaAAACCTCTACCTCCTTTGGTGGATTTTGCTATCctagcgtgatggattgtagcgtggtataaggcttgttgtatgcaggagctaaaccatttatggCCTTAtaagtaagtaataataatttgtaactgatacagaacgtAGTTGGTagtcagtgcagagactgtaaaatacggttaatatgatcatattttcttgacctggtaaggactctagctgctgcattttggactacctgtagcttgtttattgaagaagcaggacaaccacctagaagtgcattacaatagtccagtctagaggtcatgaatacatgaactagcttttctgcatcagaaacagataacatgtttcgtagcttggcaatgtttctaagatggaagaaggttgtttttgtaacatgggaaatatggttttcaaaagagtTTGCtgaagttgctgtctaatataccacccagatttctgactgtagaggaagtaacaatacatccgtctagttgcaaactgtagtctactagattttGTGCACCGTTTTTTGgttcaataattaatatctctgtcttatctgaatttaataggagaaaatgattggtcatccaatcttttacatttttaacacactctgttagcttagataatttagaagtttcatctggtctagttgagatatatagctgagtatcatcagcataacagtggaagctaatcccgtattttctaataatattaccaaggggcaaaatgtatattgaaaatttaaggggacctaggacggatccttgtggcactccgtattttactggtgatgaatgagatgactccccatttaaataaacaatgggGAGTGTGATAATCGCTACCATAAACAAAAGGGTagcgattggacaggtaggatctaaaccatcttagagcctgcccttgaagtttaaatgaagtgaagttTATCATTAAATTTGCAGTATGCCAAGGACGATAACTACAACAATAACTATATAGATATAGTTGATAAAATTGCTCTAAATTTAACTGAATAGCAGATTccacaccacagcagtaatgataATGGCACAGAGGAACGAACGATACTGTTGAAATcgctttaagaatttttttttcttttttttttctggctgatgaatgataaatacATTGACAGCCAGAATCCATCCTGACACTTTTTCTGACAACAGAAGCGCGTGcttataatataaagaaaacactACTCTGCGTTaatgtggatgctaatatagttaaaTTGTTATTCTTGGCGTGAACAGGCCTTAATTGAACTCAATATGGTGATAAATTAAACCAGTCATAGTAATGTTTTTCAGTAATGAGCCGTTTTTTGATATACAAATTTGTACATGTaattgtagtttatttttttggttgCGTTTGCATGCATCCAAATAGTTGATGTTTACCAGTAAAGACACAACATAGGAGAAGGTCTTAATAAACATCACTATTTGACGCTCcaaaaagctaaatatttttgGTTGTCAAATTTTTGGTGCATCACTATCTGTTTCACAAATTGACTtgtatttaatagttttaaattGTGTTCCTTGGTGGTGGTATGATTTATTAAGGTATGCctcctgtgttttttttctttagcaaaaGATCCAGACAAACGGGGGACTCTTCTCAAAATCGAGCAGGAAGTCTCTGCTATCAACGAGCTTCTGGATCGCTTTGAGAGATATGTGGGCGAGCAGAGAGGCTTGCTGAAGCATTTGAAGgtgttatttttcattcatatttatttcataGATAATAACTGTAATTGTAACATTGAGTAAGCTTTTCGGAAATGCTAAATCAATTAAATCAATTGCTTCACAAAATGATCTACTCTTTCAAGTTTGATATTATGCTCTGTGAGCCATTGGTTTTGAAGCTACATGAAGCAGTGTTTCAAAAGCACCCTTCACTAGGAACACTTTATCAGATATGATCTAAAGCTGTATGTTTACTTTGGTTCTCTTATGTAAATCTTTTATTGATCTTGTCGACAGGATCTAGAAGGGTTTTTCCAGGAGGACGAACAGGATGCCCTTCACCTCAAGAGCAACATCCCTCCACACATGCCCAAAAGAGGCCAGCAAGCATCTCTGCAAGGGTATTTcctgtttttgtgtttctttccTAACTATACCACAGTGGGATGATGGCTTATTCAGTTTACCTCATCATTAAGAAGCACAAAAAGCATGAATCACCTCAGATGGCTTCTATTTGACTGAAACTGATGAGTTTGGCTTTTGTTTTGTCTTCAGAGGAGGACAGGTGGCAGTTCAGAGCAGGCAGACAGATGCACCACCCGCCCCTCAGGAACAGGGTCCGCCCAGGAAACCTCAGCGCAACCAGATCAAAGAGATGGAGTTCATTACCATCCCAGAGTTTGACAGCATACCACCGTGAGTCCTTCCACAACTGTCTGAAAAGAGTCTTTGAGCAAATATAGTAAAGAACAGTAAACAGCAGCTCTTTTCCAAAACCCAGTGAGccgcctacatagacagcatcgTAGGCGCAATGCTGTTGTGAAGGCTGTTTCAAAAGCTAGGCTACCATCTGAGATACCGTTTTTTGGCAATCCCAGAAAACACTGTCACATGATTTTTGTGCTGTTAcaaaaaaatatggaaaaactatttataaatagGCTGGTTTACCTAATATTTATGTGGTGTAAATTTTTGATTATAGCAAGCTGATAACTTTGCAAATTGTTTTGACTTTATAGAGTACAACAGTTCCAAGTATTTTACTCGTTAATTTTTCCCCGGTGAGGATTTTAAATAAAGTCCCAGAGTTTAAGCCATGAATCAAACCGACCAACAACAAGGTGAATAGCAACTttacaaacttttatttgaagcaaaaaaaaaaaaaaaaagtttcaggcAAAAAAATAAGGGTACAAGACTTTGTACTTAACGGCTTCAGTGATGGAAAGAACTAGAATCCAATGCATTTCAAATCACAGTCTAATTGAAAATGATAGCGGAATATAAAACTATTAACTTAAAGTTGTAGATTATAACTATAGAACCAATATGTTGTTGTACTGTtttctgattggtggagatttctttgctgaatcatgggtaatgtagttgtcACTGTTTAATGCGATTGTTTAAAACGTATGTTTAAATAATATGGGCTGATGTCTTTAACTAAAGCATAAACCATCGATTAACAACCTCATAGCTCACAGTAGGTCTGTCTTTAACAATTTATTGTTCACTACAAGTTATTGTTAACATTCATTTCCCCTATGGAGAAACTaaatgggatttttacttccGGAGCTCAACTGTTGCACTTTACTGAAATCAGTGCTATTTGAGTGCTGAGTTGCTACAGTACCTATGTAGATTATCTCAAAATGGTTACGTATGACAATTCATTGTGGTTAGGAAAGTAATTATCCGTGTAGGTATTCGAAAGCAAgagagctcactaggttttggaacaagaATGCcatgattaaccaatcagaaccaGGTATCCCAGAGAACGAGTTAATGAGATTCTGTTTTAATTCGGCATCTTTCAGATGTTTGATCAAATTCACATGCAGTTTATTCACtttatgcttttatttgaaaAGCCTTCTCTTGTGCCGTCACAGGTACATGAAAGGCCGTGTGACGTACGACCAGCTGAACGCAGCGGTGCAAAGCATAAACACAGCTGTGTCGTCAAAATATAAGATCCTCCATCAGCCAGTCAAAACCCTGAACAATGTGTCCCGCACGCTCCACCAGCGCTTTAAAGACCAAGAAACAAAGGACACCAAGGGTATCACCATTTTATCTGTCTGTCTCGTCCAGAGCTGCTGGTCAAAGGCTTATTTGACCTCATTTAGCACTGCAGTCCATCACGTATTAACAGTCTTGTCATATCTATTAACTGGTATAAGTGCTCTGATAACTAAGGTCATTTATCCTGGTCTGGTATTTAATAAGCTCTTACGGGCTGAAAGAGGTCATCCATCAACTCCTTTTGTTTCCTGCAGGTCAGTTTTTCATCGTGGAGCAAGATATCAGAGAGTTTGCCCAGCTGAAAGTGGACAAACGGTTTGTGGGCATGTTGAACATGCTGCGGCACTGCCAGCGTCTGAAGGAAGTCCGAGGCGGCGGTCTCACACGCTTCATCCTGCTCTAAGACTCATAGACGCCCACTTCTACATCACATTGCTGAAAGATACTAAAAGATATTTTAGTTGAGAGCCGTTTGCCGGGGAATGATCTTCAGTgtccatttgattaaaaatagaaatgatgTCTAATCATCTTGATTTGCATCTGCTCAATCTGAGGCCTAAAACCTGGCAGAGGAATGGATTTATGGCTAAACATAAATTACACACAGTCAAACATCAAATGCTGAAAGCTTTGTGTGCTTGAAAGATGTTGCAAATAAATTATATGATGATTTCAGAACTGACATTTGGTGTCAACTTTGTGTAATTTGTTATAGAACAAAAACTCATTATTTTTCTTCAATTAATGTCAGCAAAAGATTTAATTTGCTCATAAATCCAGAAGTGTTGTTCTAAGAACCCATTAGAAATTCCCATGGGCATCCCATTGGGGGATTATCATTCCGGGTCGGACTACACATTGACTTTGTGAATTAACAGTTGGGTCGCTTTATCTGATGATGTAATTATAATTTGATTGCTGTATTGTTTATATTGGTGGAAAAGTATCGGAGCTTAAATAAAATTGCTGTTTTTGTAACCTCATCTCAGAAGTCAGTGTCATTTCAAAAGTTCtgacattttagttttattcatttgaGACAAGAGGCTCGAGTTCAAAGTACCCGAGAGACGTGTGAAGATGAATCCGACTCGTCAACTTTACCCTGCATTTCTCACCCAAAACTCAACCGAGCATGAAAAGTTACATATCAACCACTGTAAGTTAGGCATTTCTGTTCTTGCTTTGTCATCTTCATTTGTTAGAAAGACATAAAGACTCCATGCAGAGGACACTGCATTTACACATACGATGACGGGGGCTTTAAGAGAACTGGTAGGCCAGCTCTTACATTACATCGTAGTTTGATTGtccagttttcacaaaaattgtTCTGTTTTTTCAGGCGAGAAGCCCTGTGCTTGTTGCAGCCATTTTCATATCAGGAATAGGAGGAACCTTTCAATACGGCTTCCATATCTCGGTCCTTAACTCACCATCACTTGTAAGTACCTgcatttttcagtaaaaaaaagggTCTTGGGTTGATTTACTGTCTCTTTTGAGCTGCAAATAGAGAA includes these proteins:
- the smarcad1b gene encoding SWI/SNF-related matrix-associated actin-dependent regulator of chromatin subfamily A containing DEAD/H box 1b isoform X4; this encodes MSSTREAASDHEDSSAESDTIIPETPETKRPSGSSLSIALSDSDIEISGSSMMPVRQEESKMKKVLSSEDVISLSDEEEVTVVKKRLKHSRTTRSTSQALQTQQKGSHMVTNSTCLSPLKTSGMAASDSVHQRRQQQIRSASQESDSSHHRRKRRASAVDDSEEEGSEPRSKDQERMLRKLQRKFPHLNKNELRDVLQEHSWLIDDALETLRMFSDLVVESEDDASTAAKLTKKVTNTRQQAQVIHLPSPSQPKPCRPLDRTRTSQRSVKQSVVTKNVYVSSEEECSDSEASLVNVLLDSDSDQSHETLSKLKSEILSFFQTASVDELTLIAGCSSKKAQKITELRPFKTWKDLDDTMHRGNGLSTELLTGCREVLKEREVVKGLMSRCEEISVKLIKDVTKVMNNGPGSMSQPQILTSTFQLKPYQLIGLNWLALLHQNKLSGILADEMGLGKTIQTISFLAYLYQEGNLGPHLITVPASTLDNWVRELKLWCPSFKVLVYYGSAEDRKYMRYEILDQLVEYHIIVSTYNLAIGNSSDRSLFCKLKLEYAVFDEGHLLKNMNSLRYRHLMAINAKYRLLLTGTPLQNNLLELMSLLNFIMPNMFSSSTSQISKMFSMKSSEEQSSFERDRITHAKLIMKPFILRRVKSEVLKQLPAKEEQVEFCAMSEKQQELYSALFHRLKRSSNGEKRELTNVMMQLRKMSNHPLLHRQYYTTEKLKAMSKLMLKEPSHRDADPALIREDMEVLSDFELHRLCQQYSALHEYQLDTDILLDSGKLGLLAQLLNSLQEKGDRVVLFSQFTMMLDILEVFLRHHKHRYNRLDGSTPMSDRIGLIDQFNTDQDIFVFLLSTRAGGLGINLTSANVVVIHDIDCNPYNDKQAEGRCHRVGQTRTVKVIKLISKDSIEDAMLRIGERKLKLEQDMTATQEGEEDTLPDDVTSLLRASLGL
- the smarcad1b gene encoding SWI/SNF-related matrix-associated actin-dependent regulator of chromatin subfamily A containing DEAD/H box 1b isoform X3, which produces MSSTREAASDHEDSSESDTIIPETPETKRPSGSSLSIALSDSDIEISGSSMMPVSCSPTKLYNGMVDTLISRQEESKMKKVLSSEDVISLSDEEEVTVVKKRLKHSRTTRSTSQALQTQQKGSHMVTNSTCLSPLKTSGMAASDSVHQRRQQQIRSASQESDSSHHRRKRRASAVDDSEEEGSEPRSKDQERMLRKLQRKFPHLNKNELRDVLQEHSWLIDDALETLRMFSDLVVESEDDASTAAKLTKKVTNTRQQAQVIHLPSPSQPKPCRPLDRTRTSQRSVKQSVVTKNVYVSSEEECSDSEASLVNVLLDSDSDQSHETLSKLKSEILSFFQTASVDELTLIAGCSSKKAQKITELRPFKTWKDLDDTMHRGNGLSTELLTGCREVLKEREVVKGLMSRCEEISVKLIKDVTKVMNNGPGSMSQPQILTSTFQLKPYQLIGLNWLALLHQNKLSGILADEMGLGKTIQTISFLAYLYQEGNLGPHLITVPASTLDNWVRELKLWCPSFKVLVYYGSAEDRKYMRYEILDQLVEYHIIVSTYNLAIGNSSDRSLFCKLKLEYAVFDEGHLLKNMNSLRYRHLMAINAKYRLLLTGTPLQNNLLELMSLLNFIMPNMFSSSTSQISKMFSMKSSEEQSSFERDRITHAKLIMKPFILRRVKSEVLKQLPAKEEQVEFCAMSEKQQELYSALFHRLKRSSNGEKRELTNVMMQLRKMSNHPLLHRQYYTTEKLKAMSKLMLKEPSHRDADPALIREDMEVLSDFELHRLCQQYSALHEYQLDTDILLDSGKLGLLAQLLNSLQEKGDRVVLFSQFTMMLDILEVFLRHHKHRYNRLDGSTPMSDRIGLIDQFNTDQDIFVFLLSTRAGGLGINLTSANVVVIHDIDCNPYNDKQAEGRCHRVGQTRTVKVIKLISKDSIEDAMLRIGERKLKLEQDMTATQEGEEDTLPDDVTSLLRASLGL